One window of the Amblyraja radiata isolate CabotCenter1 chromosome 41, sAmbRad1.1.pri, whole genome shotgun sequence genome contains the following:
- the LOC116967730 gene encoding mRNA decay activator protein ZFP36L1-like — MSGSGTPRRLAPPPAGDSPITSQASRGPAPDDDAARWPRPRDYIRLCGGARRQNAAGADRETHTRAAAATTIMSDFRELCELVSELSFLDPDDFSAWKSGPESRVVGSPLPATSRRYSTSQLPLPGCRGPPGLGLGLGFREPGLGDVEWGQEQEEEEEEERRGVSLLMPPSPTPSARYKTELCRPFQESSFCRYGDKCQFAHGLSELRSLSRHPKYKTEPCRTFHTTGFCPYGTRCHFIHNPEEERGPRPRLRQSASLGSASPGPALDWAALRAAFSPDLELELARTLGLGVGKGGGGSCCCRQHHHHHQHQRQHQQLQRAPGLPMAGRSPSADSLSDQDDTSSSGSESPVFEQGRRLPIFSRISVSD; from the exons ATGTCCGGTTCGGGGACTCCCCGCCGCCTGGCCCCGCCCCCCGCGGGTGATTCACCCATTACATCACAGGCCAGTCGAGGCCCCGCCCCCGACGATGACGCTGCCCGTTGGCCCCGCCCCCGTGACTATATAAGGCTGTGCGGCGGCGCTAGGCGGCAGAACGCGGCTGGAGCGGACAGAGAAACACATACACGCGCTGCTGCAGCAACAACAATAATGTCGGACTTCAGGGAGCTGTGCGAGCTGGTGTCTGAg TTGAGCTTCTTGGATCCCGACGATTTCTCCGCCTGGAAGTCTGGCCCCGAGAGCCGGGTGGTGGGTTCGCCGCTGCCCGCCACCTCCCGCCGCTACTCCACCAGCCAGCTGCCGCTGCCGGGTTGCCGGGGCCCGCCGGGGCTGGGACTGGGGCTGGGGTTCCGGGAGCCGGGGCTGGGCGACGTGGAGTGGGGgcaggagcaggaggaggaagaggaggaggagaggcggGGTGTGTCGCTGCTGATGCCGCCCTCTCCCACGCCGTCGGCCCGCTACAAGACCGAGCTGTGCCGCCCCTTCCAGGAGAGCAGCTTCTGCCGCTATGGggacaagtgccagttcgcccatGGTCTGTCCGagctgcgctccctcagccgccaccccaagtacaagacTGAGCCGTGCCGCACCTTCCACACCACGGGCTTCTGCCCCTATGgcacccgctgccacttcatccacaaccccgaggaggagAGGGGGCCCCGACCTCGCCTGCGCCAGAGCGCCAGCCTGGGCTCGGCCTCCCCCGGCCCTGCGCTAGACTGGGCCGCGCTGCGGGCAGCCTTCAGTCCtgacctggagttggagctggcccggactctgggcttgggtgtgggcaagggaggaggaggaagttgctgctgccgccagcaccaccaccatcaccaacaccAGCGGCAACACCAGCAGCTCCAGCGGGCGCCCGGCTTGCCCATGGCCGGCAGGAGCCCGTCCGCAGACTCGCTCTCCGACCAGGACGAcaccagcagcagcggctccgagtcgcccgtcttcgagcagggccggcggctgcccatcttcagccgGATCTCTGTGTCGGactaa